Within the Salvia hispanica cultivar TCC Black 2014 chromosome 4, UniMelb_Shisp_WGS_1.0, whole genome shotgun sequence genome, the region tgacaccgtgacacctcTTATAcggcaatattataaacgctacacaacaatattacaaacactacacagcaatctatagattgctgtatagtgtgtcggatattgttGGACAAGAAATATTGCTAATTAAAGACCAGCATATTGCTGAATCGTctttttccagattttttGCCACGTAGCAgtttattattcgtccacgtgtacaaatgattggctaggaatggtggtatagtgttattttaaggggtggtgacACCCTAACCTGcctaataatatattttattttatataatagaatatatatatctataaaatataaatataaaattaatagaatacatattatatagaaaagatattaaaagaatataaattatataatacaatatattaaattaatagaatatgtatatatataattatatttaaaatataattcggttaTTTGGTTtatcggttttttttttcgccAGAACCGAACTGAAAcgaaaaaccgaaccaaattttaaaatttcggtttggtttaattcggatattcggttttcaattttttgccCACTCCTACATATCATTTCCCCTCGTATCCCTACAAAATATAAGGTTTTATAGACatatcttctatttttttttcatttactcTATTATGTTgtctttttaaatattctctaaactatatattataaatcaaatgcataaaaatCAATCTAATCATAGTTCTATATAGACACAAATCTATTAAATCTTTTTCATAGATacttctttattttgttttaaaaaatatttcctccaaagTATATTATAagttactccatccgtccgcgaataggagtcccggttggctATTTTCACCCGTCCGCTATTAGGAGTCCTggttagacattttatcttaggagtataaaaaatgacctCACTATTTCCTTAATTTAGaagctgcaattaattttatattaaaaaaaatcactttgattgcaatttctcactctctctcttaatgttagatttcattattccaaagaataaagcaaataataatataaataggtcccacattccactatcacacacttcaattattacactcaaaacttttcttaaaactcgtacccaACTCAACCACGACTCTTATCcacagacggagggagtacttaattatACATTCGAATGCGTAACAACATTTgcagaataaaaaaaaatatcttccatttaacacaattatttccagaatttttcccttttatgTTGTATTAGatcatctccaaccatactCCAAAAATAAGTTTTGGTATAACTATCTTCTCTGaccatacaccaaactcaaactcattttttgtgttttttgaaacaacattaaatatggtgttactgcaaaaattttgtgagacaaaaacataaaaatagtgtaaattttgaatttgatgtaaatagttggagtaaaactaatttttgatATGATATAcactcaaaaatatatttgagtttGGCGTAAATAGTTGGCGATGGTATTAAGAGCATGGTTTATCGAGTTTAATACTTACATGAGTTCAAGGGCCCAATATCTGAACGGTTAACATAACAAGCACCAATTAAAAgatgcactatttttattttcctttttgaattCCTTGCATATAATAATTCTCAATGCCCCTCCTCCCTCCCTCCTCTTGCTTCCTTACCCTATTTCAAATTCTATATTTGTGCCTTTGCTGTAACTTTCAGCTCAGGTATTCTCTCTCTGCTAAATCTGTAGATTATCATACTAGGAGTATGTGTTAAGGAATATCTCTTGCCTATTGGTTTTTAGATTATCATCTCAAAACCTACCTTAAACCCTAACCCTCACTGATTGTGAAATGGCAATGGAGTGGAACGCCGAAACCCTACACTTCCTGTCCCAGTGTTTCATCAACACTCTGTCGCCTCTCCCCGAGCCCCGTCGCCACGCGGAGGCGGCCTTGGCGGAGGCCGCCGATCGGCCAAACTATGGCCTCGCGGTTCTCCGCCTGGTCGCCGAGCCTGCTGTCGATGAGCAGATCCGCCAATCTGCCGCTGTTAACTTTAAGAACCACCTCAAAGCTCGCTGGGCGCAGAATCCCGACGACCCTGACCGGGTGGTTGTGCCTGACACGGAGAAGGAACAAATTAAAGGTTTGATAGTTAGGCTCATGGTTACTGCGACGCCTAAAATTCAAGCTCAGCTTAGTGAAGCTTTGACTGTCATCGGGAACCACGATTTCCCTAAGCAATGGCGGGCTTTGTTGCCTGAATTGGTTGTGACATTGGATGAATTGAGTCAGGCAAATGATTATGTTTCAGTCAATGGAATTTTAGCTACGGTTGATTCCTTGCTCAAGAAGTTTCGATACGAGTATACGACAAATGATCTCTTACTCGATCTCAAGTATTGTCTTGATAACTTTTCTCGCCCATTGTTACAAGTGTTCCAGCGGACTGCACGGTATCTAGACCAGGCTGTGGCTTCTGGATCTGCAAGTGCTATTGTTCTAAAGGGTTATATAGAGTCGCAGACCTTATGTTGTTGgatttttcattctttcaaTTATGTGGATTTGCCGGAGTTTTTTGAGGATCATATGGATGAATGGATGGTTGAGTTCAATAAATACTTGACGGTGAAATATTCTGCTTTGGAAGATAGTGGAAGTGACGGGCTTGCAGTAGTTGATGACTTGAGGGCTGTGGTTTGTGAGAATATTAGCCTGTACATGAAGAGAGACGAGGAGCCATTTCAAAGGTATTTGAGTGGGTTTGTGGAGGCTGTGTGGGGACTCTTAGTGGCTGCCTCTAATTCGTCTAGTCGGGAGAGTCTCACTGTGACTGCTATTAAGTTTTTGACGACAGTTAGTACAAGTGTTCATCATACTTTGTTCGCAAGGGATGATATTCTGCAGCAGATATGTCAGAATGTAGTGATTCCTAATGTGATGCTAAGGGATGAGGACGAGGAGCTTTTTGAGATGAATTACATTGAGTTCATTAGAAGAGATATGGAAGGCAGTGATTTAGAAACCAGGAGGAGGATTGCTTGTGAACTCCTTAAGGGAATTGCTTTGAACTATAAGGAGAGGGTGGCTGAAAAGGTTTCTGCTCAGATACAGGGTCTTCTAGCCTCATTTTCTCAGAATCCGGCAGCTAATTGGAAGCACAAAGATTGTGCTATCTACTTGGTTGTTTCTCTTGCCACAAAGAAAGCTAGTGGCACCTCGGTTTCCACTGACCTGGTGGATGTTGAGAGCTTCTTTGGGTCTGTTGTTGTGCCAGAGCTGCGAAATCAAGATGTTGATGGATTTCCTATGTTGAAAGCTGGTGCTTTGAAATTCTTCACAATGTTCAGGAACCAGATCCCAAAAGCTGTTGCAGTCTCACTGCTTCCTGATGTTGTCCGCTTCCTGGTTTCTGAGTCAAACGTGGTTCATTCATATGCTGCTAGCTGCATTGAGAAACTCCTTCTAGTTAAAGATGAAGGTGGGAGGGCTAGATATTCAGCTGAAGATATTAGCCCATTTCTGCTGGCATTAATGACCAATCTTTTTGGTGCCTTACAAAAGGCAGAATCGGAGGAGAACCATTATGTGATGAGGTGCATTGTGAGGGTTCTTGGAGTTGCTAATATTTCACATGAGGTTGCATTACCTTGCACCAATGGTCTGGCTACTGTTCTATCTAAAGTTTGCGAAAATCCCAAAAACCCAGACTTTAATCATCATCTGTTTGATTCCGTTGCTCTTTTAATCAGGAGGGCTTGTGAGCAAGACCCATCTATTATTTCAGCTTTTGAAACAAGCTTATTGCCCATCCTACAGGTGATCTTATCGAGAGATATAACTGAGTTCTTCCCTTATGCATTCCAGCTGCTAGCTCAGCTTGTGGAATTCAATCGATCTCCTTTACCAGGGAATTATATGGATATTTTTGCAATACTCCTTCTTCAAGATTCATGGAAAAAGTCTGCTAATGTACCTTCTCTTGTTCGCTTGCTCCAGGCTTTCCTTAGGAAGGCTCCACATGAGTTAAATCAGCAGGGGTGTTTATCAAATATTCTtggaatatttaaaaatttagtttCATCTCGGAGTACTGCTGAACAAGGATTTTATGTGCTCAATACTGTGATTGAAAATCTTGGTTATGATGTTGTCTCTGCCCACATTAGCCATATATGGTTTACCCTGTTTCAGCTGCTTCAGAATAACAAAACAACGAAGATCGTTAAGTctcttattatatttatgtcaCTTTTTCTGGTGAAGCATGGTCCTGAGAAACTTGTTGGCTCGATGAATGCTGTGCAGCCCGATGttttcttccaaattttgGAGAAAGTTTGGATACCTGACCTTAAGGCAATCACGGGTTCAATGGAGCTGAAGTTAGCTTCAGTAGCGTCAATTAGGATCTTATGTGAGTCTCTGCCACCATCACATTCAGAACTTTGGGGAAAAATGCTTGACAGCATTGTTACACTCCTTTCACGTCCAGAGGAGGACAGAGTGGAAGAGGAGCCTGAGGAACCAATTTTTAGTGAAACTATTGGTTCTAATGCTGCACGGTTCCAGTTGCGCAATGCTGGCAGGAAAGATGAGGACCCTCTGCCAGACATCAAAGATCCAAAGCAATTTTTGGTTGCATCTTTAGCAAATCTTTCTTCTCACTCCCCTGGAGCATTGCCTCGGATTATTGCAGGAAATCTTGATCCAGCTAATCAAGCTGCTTTACTTCAACTTTGCAACACCTACACCGTCACCATAGTTTGAGGACTAATTAACCTTACGTAAGTCGTACCATTTGAAACACTCTTTTCCCCCTTTACAACTtgaaaattgtttattttctatattatttggAACACTTGAGACCTCTTGGTCTTTATAGATTGTCCTATATGTTAGATGCCATCTAGCTAAGGGTGTTACAGtaagaattcttattttagaCAGTTAGGAGGTTTGCCAACTGTTCTCGTAATAGAGTGCAATATTCATTGGATGCAGAAGAATGTGGGTGGCACACTGGCATGTGAAAGTGgtacaactaattaaatatcacCATTTCATACTAACCTTTTAAGTGTGTTGGGGGGTTCATTGTCCAAGGCATGCTTTTTTGGGTGGGTGCAGCTATGTCTCGAACCATGACAAAAGGATAGAAATGACTAGTGAGATTTTAAGACCATTACATGTTATGCTTCCATCTATACATATAATCCGAGTATCTATGTGTATTTCTGTTTGTGCGATTACACTTGTTGCCCATGTTGGCGATAAGATGTTTGGTGTATTTCTGTTTGTGAGATTACACCTATATGGTTGGGACAATAATTTCTGGTGTTGGTCTTGCCAAACCATGAAAAAGGGTACAAGTatgagaaaggaaaaagaaaaaatgctTTGCTGCCCTCTAGAATTCTTTAGTGaacttatttctatttcacATATGCATATTTTCTCATAGCTGAACATCTGTATAAGGTAGAGCCTAAATATTACCTCCATGTCTTGGGATGTTAGGGATATTTATGTGTTTGATGACCACAGACACAAGATTAGTTTCTACTTCATGTTGGTTTTCCACAAATGGCTTCCTAGCCTGCAACaccattattaattttgttcaagGTTAACTCCTGGATTCTGTTCTGTTATTACTCTTGCCGCTGGCTTTGATACTTTATGCACTTGTAAAATGTAAAGGCTTTTGTATGTCTGTAACAATGAAATTCTACTGCATCACCTTACTCTGAGCAGTTTCTGAGTTTTAGTGAAGGCAGCTTTAGAAACAcattaaaaatctaaataagcCCTTTTCTGTGATTTCTGTTTCTGATGGTCCTTGCAACATAAGGCTGCACATTAGGGCCGCCATTCATATAAAacatctttctttttattttgtgcaaAACTTAACTCCATGTGTTGGCATCTCCGTTTAGTTGTTTGTTTATGTCGTTCTCGCTGGCATTCTTGTTATGGAAATACTCATCTAGCTTCTTATTTTAGTTCCTAACTtgtttttttccctctctttttGTCAGGATCATGTTTGGATGAAATTGGAAATTTTCtggtatatttttttgtggtcTGGGTCGTTTCATTATCCGCTGTTCTTGACAAGTCCTACGTCTGGAAAATTTCTTGTCTTGTGGGGTCATGAGAATTAAGTCCCCCTGGATGGAACTATCAACAACAACTACCTGTGTCATATGAATGGTTCAAGGAGACTGTCGATTTTTATATAGCTGCATGGAACTTTTTGTTCTGTTCTGTGATGTGAAGCAACACAGACAGAAACCGAGTCTCTGGTTTACTTGAGGGCCAAAGTCATTGACATTTTGCTTCTTCTCAAGCTGTATGTGTCGATTTCTGTCTGTCATGTCTTGTGatgaaattctaattttctattgcTCTATCAATCTATCTATGAGTCGGTTTCTTTAGATAATGGGTTGTGCTTCTTCTATAATGTCTGCTTCCTATgatttcaaatgttttgtGCATTTGTCTATATGccttaatttaaatcataaatttgataaatagatggaaattttaaatattaacaaatcacaaattttttcacaacgaaaaacaaaagaagataaatagatggatttttttggaattgggcgattctcataatttttaatatagaacATCGTTATTGGAGAATTGGAATCGGAAGGAATACATAATCGGATCAAGGGCTAGGGCCAAATTTGACGAATTAGTGGTATCAAATCTAGTAATTCAAATGTTATAGAGAATCCTCGATAAGATTGGTTTAGCTTTAATTATCGTTAATAGTGGTCTGATTAAGAGGAGAAAGAGACCTTTGCGAGGAACAAAAGgtcattttaatattatccCCGCAACTAATAAATAtgagtagtattaaaatttagagaaatgattattcattttattttttgtctaaAAAGTCAAAAGTCAAA harbors:
- the LOC125222313 gene encoding exportin-2-like — encoded protein: MAMEWNAETLHFLSQCFINTLSPLPEPRRHAEAALAEAADRPNYGLAVLRLVAEPAVDEQIRQSAAVNFKNHLKARWAQNPDDPDRVVVPDTEKEQIKGLIVRLMVTATPKIQAQLSEALTVIGNHDFPKQWRALLPELVVTLDELSQANDYVSVNGILATVDSLLKKFRYEYTTNDLLLDLKYCLDNFSRPLLQVFQRTARYLDQAVASGSASAIVLKGYIESQTLCCWIFHSFNYVDLPEFFEDHMDEWMVEFNKYLTVKYSALEDSGSDGLAVVDDLRAVVCENISLYMKRDEEPFQRYLSGFVEAVWGLLVAASNSSSRESLTVTAIKFLTTVSTSVHHTLFARDDILQQICQNVVIPNVMLRDEDEELFEMNYIEFIRRDMEGSDLETRRRIACELLKGIALNYKERVAEKVSAQIQGLLASFSQNPAANWKHKDCAIYLVVSLATKKASGTSVSTDLVDVESFFGSVVVPELRNQDVDGFPMLKAGALKFFTMFRNQIPKAVAVSLLPDVVRFLVSESNVVHSYAASCIEKLLLVKDEGGRARYSAEDISPFLLALMTNLFGALQKAESEENHYVMRCIVRVLGVANISHEVALPCTNGLATVLSKVCENPKNPDFNHHLFDSVALLIRRACEQDPSIISAFETSLLPILQVILSRDITEFFPYAFQLLAQLVEFNRSPLPGNYMDIFAILLLQDSWKKSANVPSLVRLLQAFLRKAPHELNQQGCLSNILGIFKNLVSSRSTAEQGFYVLNTVIENLGYDVVSAHISHIWFTLFQLLQNNKTTKIVKSLIIFMSLFLVKHGPEKLVGSMNAVQPDVFFQILEKVWIPDLKAITGSMELKLASVASIRILCESLPPSHSELWGKMLDSIVTLLSRPEEDRVEEEPEEPIFSETIGSNAARFQLRNAGRKDEDPLPDIKDPKQFLVASLANLSSHSPGALPRIIAGNLDPANQAALLQLCNTYTVTIV